A segment of the Streptomyces sp. NBC_00597 genome:
GACCTTCTTGGCGGTCATCTCCGGCATCAGCATCATGCGGTGCTGGGTGTGCACGGGCGGGTCCATGTGGAACAGGGTCCGCTGCACGATGCCCTGCTCCAGCAGCTCCAACGGGAAACCGAACTGGAGCGGGTAGCCGGGGTCGGCGATGTCCGACTGGAAACGGGGGTCGCGCAGCATCTGCTGCATGTCCTCGAACCGGGTCAGCAGCCAGGCCTCACGGCCGTTGAACGTCAGCTTCACACGGGAGACCGGCTCCGTCTCGCGCAGCACGGCGTACTCGGGAGCCGGCTGCATCGGACAGCCGGTGCGCGCCAGCGGAAACGGGCGGACCGTCGTCTCCGACTGCGCATGGATGAGTTCCGTCATGGGTCCCTCTCTCATCCGCCCCGCACCTGGTGTGCGGTCACGGCCTGGATCGATCGCGTGGGTCGTGGTCGGGCTCGGGCTCAGCCGGTGGCAGTGGGAGGGCGCACGCACAGGTGCGTCACCGCGTCACGGAAAACGCCTGCGCATTCCTCCCCCAGACTCTCCCCCAGCTGGGAGGTGCCCCCATCCGGAGGGACCCCCAACCGGAGTTCACCTCATTCAGGCTGCTGTCCTTCACCCCTGCTGAAAACCCCTAAGCCGCCGCGCCCCTGGTGGGAATGGCGGGGACCGGCCGAAATTAGGGGTGGTGAAGGGTGGTCACAGGGGGCGGCGGCAATGGCGGCGCGGGCCCGGGCGCCGTTTCGATGGGACGAGGGCAACGGGATACCGCCCGGTTGCCGGGAAGGGAAGTCGAAGAGTCATGACGGAAACGCTCCAGGGCACCAGCGCATGGATCCGGCGGTTCCAGCCCTCGCCGGACGCTCCCCACCGCCTCGTCTGCTTCCCGCACGCGGGCGGCGCCGCCACGTTCTTCTTCCCGATGGCCCGGGCGCTCGCGCCGGACGTCGACGTCCTGGCCGTGCAGTACCCCGGGCGCCAGGACCGCCGTACGGAGGCCTGCATCGAGGACATCGAGACGCTCGCCGCGCACGCCACCGAGGAGGTCCTGGCCCGGTCCGACCGGCCGGTGACCCTGTTCGGGCACAGCATGGGCGCCATGGTCGCCTTCGAGACCGCCCGCCGCCTGGAGGAGCAGGGCCGGCCGCCGGCCGGGCTCGTCGTCTCCGGCATGCGCGCCCCGTCCCGGGCCCGCGGCCGGGCGGGCCGCGCGGGGACGGAGCGGGCGGAGACCGCCGAGGAACTCGTCGCCGGCATCCTGCGCCTCCAGGGCACCGACGCGGCCGTCCTGGACGACCCCGAGCTCGTCCGCATGATCCTTCCCACCATCCGCAGCGACTACAAGGCCGCCGAGAGCTACCGCTGGCGCCCCGGACCGCCGCTGTGCACGCCGATCGCCGTGCTGACCGGGACCGAGGACCCGCACGTGAGCACCGACGAGGCCGCCGCCTGGCGGGAACACACCGCCGGGCCGTTCACCCTCACCGTCTTCACCGGGGGGCACTTCTTCCTGAACGAACACGCGGACGACGTCCGGAGGGTCGTGATCGACCACATTGCCCGGTCGTTCCAACCGCACTCAGTCTGAATTCAAGCGGCACCTGAAAAGAAGGATGTCCTGTCTCCCTCGGCTCTTTTCCAGCCGGTTTCCACGGGGGGACGAACCGAGCCACAACTCGAAGAGGCAGGAGTGGGGCGTTGGTCAGCCTCTCGTATTCGATACGTGAAGAATCCGGAACAACCGGAATTACTCCCGGACCGTCCCGGGGCGAAACCGTCCACGGACTTTTGGACGCAGCCGCAGCGGCGGCCCCGGACGCCCCCGCCATCCGCGACGCCGCGGGTGCCTGGACCTACCGGCAGCTCGACGAGTACAGCCAGGCGTTCGCCGCCTGGCTCGCCGGCCGCGGCATGGGCGTCGGCGATCCCGTCGTCCTGCAGCTGCCGACCAGCCGTGAGCTGGCCGCCATGTTCTACGGGGCCGCGCGGGCCGGAGCGGTGTTCGTACCGCTCAACCCCACGATGAAGCCGTACCACCTGCGCCAGGTCAGCGAGAACGCCGGGCCCAAGCTGGCCATCGGCTCCGCCGAGACCGCAGCGGGCCTGCGGGAGGCGGTCGGCGCGGTGCACCTGCTCGCCGACGTGTGGGCCGAGGTCGAGGAACTGCGCGCCCGCGGCGCCCGCACCACCTGCGAGGTACGCCCCGAAGACGTGGCGACCCTCATCTACACCTCCGGCAGCACCGCCGCCCCCAAGGGCGTCGTCTGCCCGCACGCCCAGGTGGCGTTCGCCTCCCGGGCGCTGACCGAGGCACTCGGGTACCGGTCGGACGACATCGTCTTCTGCCGCTTCCCGATGTCCTGGGACTACGGCCTCTACAAGGTCGTCATGACCTGCATCGCGCGCTGCGAGATCGTCCTCGCCGACCAGGACTCCGACCTCACGCTGGTGCGCCGGATGCGCGAGACCGGTGCGACGGTGGTCCCCATCGTCCCCTCCTTCGCCTCCATGATCGTCAGCCTGGCGAAGCGGGACGCCGAGCCGCAGGCCCCGGTACGGATGTTCACCAATACCGGCGCCGCCCTGCCGCCGGCCACCATCGACGCGCTGCGCGAGCACTTCCCTGGAGCCCGCGTGGTCCGCCAGTACGGCCAGACCGAGGCCAAGCGCATCACCGTGATGCCGCCCGAGGAGGACCGCGAGCGCCCCGGCGCCGTCGGCCTTCCCCTGCCCGGCACCCGCGTCCTGATCGTCGACGCGGACGGCAACGAGCTGCCCGCCGGCGAGGTCGGCGAGATCGTCGCCGTCGGCCCGCACGTGATGCCCGGCTACTGGAACAGCCCCGAGATCACCGCCAACACCTTCCGCACCGACCCCGCCAGCGGGCAGCGCAGCCTGCACACCGGGGACTACGGCCACCTCGACGCCGATGGCTACCTCTACTTCGAGGGCCGCCGCGACGACATGTTCAAGCGCAAGGGCCTGCGGATGAGCACCCTCGAAATCGAGGGCGCCGCCATGGACATCCCCGGAGTCCGTGCCGCGGCCGCCCTGGCGCCCGGTGACAAGCACGACCTCGCCCTCTTCGTGGAGGGCGACCTGACCCCCGCCGAGGTGCTGAGGGGCGTGGCCCAGCGACTGGAGCCCGCCAAGGTCCCGGCGATCGTCCGCGTGCTGAGCGAGTTCCCGCTCACCCAGCACGGCAAGAACGCCCGCAAAGAGCTGGCCCTGCTGCTCGAAGGAAGTGGAAAGTGAGTTTCCCGTCCATGGAGCCGACCGAGCTCGCCCGCCAGTACGGCACGCCCCTCTACGTCTACGACCTCGACCGCGCCCGCGCCGCCCGCCGGGACCTGTTCGGCTGGCTGCCCGAGGGCTTCGAGGTGTTCTACGCCTTCAAGGCCAACCCGCACGTCGACCTCGTCCGGGCACTGCGCGACGGCGAAGGCCCCGCCTGCAAGGCCGAGATCAGCTCCACCGGTGAGCTCGCCGCAGCGCTCGAAGCCGGCTACCCGGGCTCCGACATCCTCTACACCGGGCCCGGCAAGACCCCCGAGGAGCTGTACGAGGCCATCGTGGCCGGCGTGCGCACCTTCTCCGCCGAGTCCCTGAGCGACCTGGAGCACATCGGCGGCGCCGCCCTCGAACACGACACCGTCGCCGACTGCCTGCTGCGCATCAACAGCGCCTCGGCCAGCGCCACCACCAGCATCCGGATGACCGGCGCCCCCACCCAGTTCGGCATCGACAGCGAAACCGTCCCCGGGATCGCCGAGCAGCTGCGCTCGGTGCCCGGTACCCGCATCGCCGGACTCCACCTCTTCTCGCAGAGCAACGCCGCCGACGAGGAGTCCCTCATCGGCGAACTCACCCACACCATCCGCGTGGCCGCCGCCATCCAGGACGACCTGGGCGTCCCGCTGCGCCTGCTCGACATCGGCGGCGGCTTCTCCGTCCCGTACGCGCAGCACGGCGAGCGGGCCCGCTACCCCAAGCTCCGCACCGAGCTGGAGGCCTCGCTCGACGTCCACTTCCCGCAGTGGCGCGAAGGCGCACCGCGGCTCGCCGTCGAGTCCGGCCGCTACCTGTCCGGCGACAGCGGGACGCTCGTCGCCCGCGTCAGCAACGTCAAGGTCAGCCGGGGCAAGAAGTTCGTCATCCTCGACGCCGGCATCAACACCTTCGGCGGGATGTCCGGCCTCGGCCGGCTGCTGCCGGTGTCCGTGCAGGTCGAGGCGGACGCCGAGACGGAGAAGGCGAGCCTGGTCGGCCCGCTGTGCACCCCGGGTGACGTCCTCGGCCGGGGCATCGACCTGCCCCTGCTGGAGGAGGGCGACTTCGTCCGCATCCCCAACGCCGGTGCGTACGGGCCCACGTCGAGCCTGCTGATGTTCCTCGGGCGCCCGGCCCCGACCGAGGTCGCCGTGTCCGGCGGCAAGGTCGTCTCGGTCTCGCGCATCGAGCACGTACGCACGTACCGGACCGAGGAGGGCGATGATGCGTGACCTGCCCGCGAGAACCGCGGAGGCGTTCGTCGAACGGTCGAAGGGGACCGTGATCGTGACCACCCTGGCCTCCGACTCCCACACCTGGAACCTCGTCTTCCTCCAGCTGCTCATCGAGGAGTGCGGATACGACGTGGTCAACCTCGGCCCCTGCGTACCCGACGAGCTGCTCGTCTCCGAGTGCCGCGACCGCAACCCCGAGATGATCGTGATCAGCAGTGTCAACGGCCACGGCTACCAGGACGGCATGCGGGTCATCGGCCGGCTCCGGGACTGCACCCCGCTCGCCGCGACCCCGATCGTCATCGGCGGCAAGCTCGGCACCGACGGCGGCGAGGGCGCCAGCCGCACGAACGAGCTGATGACCGCGGGCTTCGACGCCGTGTTCGAGGACGGCCAGGACCCGATCGCCGCGTTCCACGCGTTCCTCGCCACGCTGCCGCCCGCGCCGCAGCGCGCCGTGGACCACGCCCGGGTCTCCGCATGAGTGAACCCGCCGCCGTCCGCGAAGGGCGGCCCGCCGGCCCGGCCCCCGTCGACTTCGGGGAGTTCGTCCGCAGGGAGGGCGGCAACGGCCGCCTGGTCGTCCAGCCCCGCATGGGCTTCGGGGACCCCGGCCGGATGCGCACCGGGCTCGTCGCCACCAAGGCCGCCGACGCCGCCACCGTCGGCACCCTCACCCTCGACAGCTACACCCGCGTCGGAAACCTGGAGGCCGTCGAGACCGCCCTGCGCGACGGCATCGACCTCAACGGCTACCCGGTCGTCAGCCACCCGCCGGCCACCACCGCCGCCGTGCTCGGCGGCGTCCGCGACGCGGGGTTCCCCGTCCAGGTCCGGCACGGCTCGGCCACGCCCATCGACATCTTCCGGGCGATGATGCGGCTGGACCTCAACGCCACCGAGGGCGGCCCGGTCTCCTACTGCCTGCCCTACGGGCGCACCCCGCTCGCGGACGCCATCCGCAACTGGGAGGACTGCTGCGACCTGTACGTCCGCATGCAGGACGTGGGCATCGAACCGCACCTGGAGACCTTCGGCGGCTGCATGATGGGCCAGCTGTGCCCGCCCAGCCAGCTCGTCGCCATCAGCTTCCTCGAAGCGATGTTCTTCGCCCAGCACGGGCTGCGCTCGGTCTCGATGAGCTACGCCCAGCAGACCGACCCGGTCCAGGACCGGGAGGCGGTCACCGCGCTGCGCCGGCTCAGCGCCGAACTGCTGCCGATCGACAACTGGCACGTGGTCATCTACGCGTACATGGGCGTCTACCCCGAGACCGACCACGGTGCGTACGGGCTGCTCGGCAGCGCCGCCGAACTCGCCGTCAGCACCGGCGCGGAACGCCTCATCGTCAAGACGGCCGCGGAGGCCCGCCGCATCCCGACCGTCGCGGAGAACGTCCAGGCCCTCGAATACGCCAGCCGGACCGCGCTGCGCACCGGCCGCGGACCCGACGACGTCTTCCTCGACTCCCCGACCTACCAGGAGGCGCGCGCCCTGGTGGACGCCGTCCTCAACCTCGACGACGACCTCGGGCGCGCCCTGCTCAAGGCGTTCCGGCACGGCTACCTCGACGTCCCGTACTGCGTGCACCCGGACAACGCCGGCCGCGCGCGCAGCTACATCGACTCCCGCGGCCGCCTCGCCTGGGCCGACACCGGCAAGCTCCCGCTGGCCGGGATCGCCGAGCGCGGGCCGTCGCGGAAGATCGGCTCGGCCGACCTGATGAACGACCTCTTCCATGTCCGGTGCAAGTTCGACGCAGGTCCCCGCGAGCTCGACCCCGTCACCGCGGAGCTGATCCGCGGACAGGCGGCGGTCGGGCCACGGACGAAGGAGTACACCGCATGACCATCACCCAGACACCCGTGGAGACCGGCGCGTGGGTGCGCCGCTTCCACCCCGACGGCCGGGACGCCGCGCACCGGCTGATCTGCTTCCCCCACGCGGGCGGCTCGGCGTCGTTCTACTTCCCCGTCTCCCGCGCGCTGACCCCGGGCGTGGACGTCCTCGCGATCCAGTACCCGGGCCGGCAGGACCGCCGCCACGAGCCCTGCATCGACTCCATCGCCGCACTCGCGGACGCCCTCGCCGAAGAGGTGCGGCCGTGGTGCGACCGGCCCGTCACCTTCTTCGGGCACAGCATGGGAGCGACCCTCGCGTTCGAGGTCGCCCGGCGGCTGGAGGCCGAGGGCACCGTCCTGCACGGACTGTTCGCCTCGGGTCGGCGCGCCCCGTCCACCGTGCGCGACGAGCGGGTGCACCTGCGCGACGACGACGGCCTGCTCGCGGACATCACCCGCCTCGCCGGTACCGACACCGCGG
Coding sequences within it:
- a CDS encoding alpha/beta fold hydrolase yields the protein MTETLQGTSAWIRRFQPSPDAPHRLVCFPHAGGAATFFFPMARALAPDVDVLAVQYPGRQDRRTEACIEDIETLAAHATEEVLARSDRPVTLFGHSMGAMVAFETARRLEEQGRPPAGLVVSGMRAPSRARGRAGRAGTERAETAEELVAGILRLQGTDAAVLDDPELVRMILPTIRSDYKAAESYRWRPGPPLCTPIAVLTGTEDPHVSTDEAAAWREHTAGPFTLTVFTGGHFFLNEHADDVRRVVIDHIARSFQPHSV
- a CDS encoding AMP-binding protein produces the protein MDAAAAAAPDAPAIRDAAGAWTYRQLDEYSQAFAAWLAGRGMGVGDPVVLQLPTSRELAAMFYGAARAGAVFVPLNPTMKPYHLRQVSENAGPKLAIGSAETAAGLREAVGAVHLLADVWAEVEELRARGARTTCEVRPEDVATLIYTSGSTAAPKGVVCPHAQVAFASRALTEALGYRSDDIVFCRFPMSWDYGLYKVVMTCIARCEIVLADQDSDLTLVRRMRETGATVVPIVPSFASMIVSLAKRDAEPQAPVRMFTNTGAALPPATIDALREHFPGARVVRQYGQTEAKRITVMPPEEDRERPGAVGLPLPGTRVLIVDADGNELPAGEVGEIVAVGPHVMPGYWNSPEITANTFRTDPASGQRSLHTGDYGHLDADGYLYFEGRRDDMFKRKGLRMSTLEIEGAAMDIPGVRAAAALAPGDKHDLALFVEGDLTPAEVLRGVAQRLEPAKVPAIVRVLSEFPLTQHGKNARKELALLLEGSGK
- a CDS encoding type III PLP-dependent enzyme, with product MEPTELARQYGTPLYVYDLDRARAARRDLFGWLPEGFEVFYAFKANPHVDLVRALRDGEGPACKAEISSTGELAAALEAGYPGSDILYTGPGKTPEELYEAIVAGVRTFSAESLSDLEHIGGAALEHDTVADCLLRINSASASATTSIRMTGAPTQFGIDSETVPGIAEQLRSVPGTRIAGLHLFSQSNAADEESLIGELTHTIRVAAAIQDDLGVPLRLLDIGGGFSVPYAQHGERARYPKLRTELEASLDVHFPQWREGAPRLAVESGRYLSGDSGTLVARVSNVKVSRGKKFVILDAGINTFGGMSGLGRLLPVSVQVEADAETEKASLVGPLCTPGDVLGRGIDLPLLEEGDFVRIPNAGAYGPTSSLLMFLGRPAPTEVAVSGGKVVSVSRIEHVRTYRTEEGDDA
- a CDS encoding cobalamin-dependent protein gives rise to the protein MMRDLPARTAEAFVERSKGTVIVTTLASDSHTWNLVFLQLLIEECGYDVVNLGPCVPDELLVSECRDRNPEMIVISSVNGHGYQDGMRVIGRLRDCTPLAATPIVIGGKLGTDGGEGASRTNELMTAGFDAVFEDGQDPIAAFHAFLATLPPAPQRAVDHARVSA
- a CDS encoding methylaspartate mutase, which encodes MSEPAAVREGRPAGPAPVDFGEFVRREGGNGRLVVQPRMGFGDPGRMRTGLVATKAADAATVGTLTLDSYTRVGNLEAVETALRDGIDLNGYPVVSHPPATTAAVLGGVRDAGFPVQVRHGSATPIDIFRAMMRLDLNATEGGPVSYCLPYGRTPLADAIRNWEDCCDLYVRMQDVGIEPHLETFGGCMMGQLCPPSQLVAISFLEAMFFAQHGLRSVSMSYAQQTDPVQDREAVTALRRLSAELLPIDNWHVVIYAYMGVYPETDHGAYGLLGSAAELAVSTGAERLIVKTAAEARRIPTVAENVQALEYASRTALRTGRGPDDVFLDSPTYQEARALVDAVLNLDDDLGRALLKAFRHGYLDVPYCVHPDNAGRARSYIDSRGRLAWADTGKLPLAGIAERGPSRKIGSADLMNDLFHVRCKFDAGPRELDPVTAELIRGQAAVGPRTKEYTA
- a CDS encoding alpha/beta fold hydrolase; translation: MTITQTPVETGAWVRRFHPDGRDAAHRLICFPHAGGSASFYFPVSRALTPGVDVLAIQYPGRQDRRHEPCIDSIAALADALAEEVRPWCDRPVTFFGHSMGATLAFEVARRLEAEGTVLHGLFASGRRAPSTVRDERVHLRDDDGLLADITRLAGTDTAVLGDPEIVRMILPAIRSDYRAAETYRYAPGPQLTCPLFVLTGDSDPHVTPEEARAWEQHTTGPYALRTYPGGHFYLNSQAGAVLGEISAHLG